Genomic DNA from Bacteroides zhangwenhongii:
TTCAAACGTGGTATTGCTTATATCAATATACCCACTACCCTATTGGCTATGGTAGACGCGTCTGTCGGCGGTAAAACAGGAATCAACTTCAACGGACTGAAGAACGAGATCGGCTCATTCTTTCCGGCCAACAGCGTGCTACTCGAAACAGAATTCCTGCGCACACTGGATGCGCATAACTTCTTTTCCGGATATGCAGAAATGCTGAAACACGGTTTGATCAGCAACGTAGAACATTGGGCAGAGTTACTCAGTTTCGATACCGTCAATATCGACTATGCCGCTCTCAAAAGGCTGGTTGGCGAGTCGGTACAAGTGAAAGAAGAAATAGTGGAGCAGGATCCCTTCGAACGTAACATTCGTAAAGCATTAAACCTGGGGCATACGGTAGGACACGCATTCGAAAGCATGGCGTTGGCGGAAAACCGTCCGGTATTGCATGGTTATGCAGTCGCCTGGGGAATTGTATGTGAATTGTACCTGTCCCATACTAAAGTCGGTTTTCCGAAAGAGAAAATGAGACAGACAATCCGGTTTATCAAAGACAATTATGGGGTATTCACTTTCGACTGCAAGAAATATGAACAACTATACGCATTCATGACACATGACAAAAAGAATACTTCGGGAACAATTAATTTCACATTATTGAAAGACATCGGAGACATCTGCATCAACCAGACTGCCGATAAGGATACCATCTTTGAGATGTTGGACTTTTACCGTGAATGTATGGGAATTTAATTCCCTTAGCCCAAGTGAGACATTCGATACTGAGAGAGTGACATTCCCGTATGTTTTCTGAAGAAACGTCCTAGCGAAGACTGGTTGGCGAAATTTGTCCTAATGGCTATCTCCTGAATATTCATATTTGTATTCTTCAACAGTGTTTTTATTTCCAGTATGACGTATTCAACAATCCAGTCTTTCGCAGACTTTCCGCTCGTCTCCTTGATAACCATAGTCAGATATTTGGAAGTGATACAGAGTTTATCCGCATAAAAAGCCACATCCTTGTTCTCTTTAAAATGCTTCATGATAAGCCCGAAGAATTTATTAGCCAGCTCTTCCTTACGTATATCTTTCCTATCAGTCGTCAAAGTAGCCTCCTTCTGATAAGCGTTGAACAGCTCGAGATACAGATATCGCAGCAGATGAACTATCAGTTCCCGTCTATATATATCCTGAGATGTAACTTTCCCTTTTATCATCCCCAGAAAATTATAGGTCCGAAGAACATCACGTTCCGTCTGCGGATACCAATAATGGTTTCGCATATAAAAGAAAAAATGTGGAGAAAATCGGGGAGCTCCACTTAACGCATCGCTGAACAAAGAAGATGATATGACCATTGTTACAGTCAAGAAATCTTCGCTAGGATCACTAAATGAGACAAACTGTCCGGGCAACAGTATTATCAGTTCCTTCGGCTGTATCCAATGTACGTCCTCATGTACAGTGAGTTTCGCTTTTCCCCTCAAACTATATACAATCAAGGCAGATTGGATATTGGAAGGATAGGAAGTCAGAGGAAGGTATTTTAGATTCTGGTAAAACTTAAAGTCATCACCCAAAACATATATCTCTAATGTCTCTGTATTATTAATGTCTAACATTTAACGCCTTTCTAATCTAAACTAGTCTTTTCTACAAATGTATAACATCCCCTCATACCAAAGCACCGCCAGTGGAATTATGGTATTATTCTACGGAAATAATACATCTGTTATTTACATTAATTCATAAACAAAACCACTGATAAATTGTTTATCCGCACCTCTTCACTTTAAACCTGCCATGCCTCATTTATCCTCCACCAAACATAAGAACAGATTTAAAACCGTACAAAAAAGAATCACCGCACAATAAAATTCAAAGGATTTATTTGCTAATTAAAAATAAAGCACTACTTTTGCATCCGCAATTCGGGGTGTAGCTCAGCCCGGTTAGAGTACGCGTCTGGGGGGCGTGTGGTCGCTGGTTCGAATCCAGTCACCCCGACATTGGGAATCAGCCATTTACAAACAGTAAGTGGCTGATTTGTTTTTTTAGTGGAACACATTTGGAACAATAAACCCGTATTTATCAAGAATAGCCCTATAGCAATGAAAGAAGATCCGAAACATATCCGAATCAGTGAATACAACTATCCGTTGCCGGATGAACGTATCGCCAAGTTTCCGTTGCCCGTTCGCGACCAGTCCAAATTACTGATCTACCGCCACGGTGAAGTGAACGAAACCATTTTTACTTCTTTACCTGACTACTTGCCTAAAGGAAGCCTGATGATATTCAATAACACGAAAGTCATCCAGGCCCGTCTTCATTTTCGGAAAGAAACAGGTGCGTTGATTGAAGTGTTCTGCCTTGAGCCGATTCAACCAAATGATTATGTACTGAACTTCCAGCAGACGGAACACGCCGCATGGCTGTGCATGATCGGCAATCTGAAGAAATGGAAAGACGGGGAACTGAAACGGGAAATGACAGTGAAAGGATTTCCCATCACTCTGACCGCAACGAGAGGAGAATGCAGAGGGACCAGCCATTGGGTAGACTTCACCTGGAATAATGCGGAAGTTACTTTTGCCGATATTCTTGAAGTATTCGGAGAACTTCCTATTCCACCCTATTTGAACCGGGATACGGAAGAGAGTGATAAAGAAACTTATCAGACGGTTTATTCGAAGATAAAAGGATCAGTCGCCGCCCCCACCGCCGGACTACATTTCACTCCACAGGTATTGGATGCACTGCAAGAGAAGGGAATCGAACTTGAAGAACTGACCCTGCACGTAGGTGCGGGAACCTTCAAACCTGTAAAGAGTGAAGAGATTGAAGGTCACGAGATGCATACGGAATATATATCAGTCAACCGGAGTACCATCAAGAAACTGATCGACCATGACGGTTGTGCTGTCGCCGTAGGAACAACTTCTGTGAGAACACTTGAAAGCCTTTACCATATCGGAGTTACTCTCGCAGAGAATCCGGACGCAACGGAAGAGGAACTACACGTCAGACAATGGCAACCTTACGAGAAGTACGACCAGATACCTCCGGTAGTTGCCTTGCAGAAAATATTGGGGTATCTCGACCGCCACGGTATGGAAACACTTCACACCAGTACTCAGATTATCATAGCACCGGGATATGATTATAAAATCGTAAAGGCGATGGTCACCAATTTCCACCAGCCTCAAAGCACCCTGCTGCTTTTGGTTTCCGCTTTTGTAAAAGGCAATTGGCGGACGATCTACGACTATGCCTTAAGCCACGATTTCCGTTTCCTCAGTTATGGAGACTCTTCTTTATTAATACCATAATCCCCCCGAATATAAAAACAATGGCACAGAGCGATAATAACCAAGAAATGTTCCCTATCGTAGATGAGCAGGGAAATATCACCGGAACCGCTACACGCGGAGAATGTCATAGCGGCAGCAAACTGCTCCACCCGGTCGTCCACCTTCATATATTCAACGCCAACGGAGACTTGTATCTGCAGAAGCGTCCCGAATGGAAAGATATCCAGCCGGGGAAATGGGATACAGCCGTAGGCGGACATATTGATTTGGGTGAAAGCGTAGATATCGCCCTCAGACGGGAAGCAAATGAAGAATTAGGTATCACAGATTTCACTCCCGAGCGGCTTGCCAGCTATGTATTCGAGTCCGAACGTGAAAAGGAGCTTGTCTTTGTCCACAAGACCGTTTATGACGGAGAAATTCATCCCAGTGACGAACTGGATGGCGGACGGTTCTGGACAGTCGAAGAAATAAAAGAGAATCTGGGCAAAGGGACTTTCACTCCCAACTTCGAAGGAGAATTGCAGAAAGTCTCCCTTATACCTTCTCTATCCAAGTAATTGTTTCTTCGGATAAAAAACACAGGCGGAAGCTACATTGAAAAGCAGCAACGAACACTTACTATGTCTGTTCGAAAGTTATGATTACCCTACTCAAGGCATCGATTTATGGTTTGACAACCAAACATTAAAACGCGGACCAACGCAATCATCGCAAATCGTAACTCTTCTTTGCGACAATCTGCGTTAATCCGCGTTTCTACTATAAGACAGGCGATTAATTATTTCTTCGCCAATTCATTGATTACATCCATTATCTTCTGTCCGATTTCTTCGGCAGCCTCCATAGTAGAAGCTTCGCTATATACGCGGATAATCGGTTCTGTGTTACTCTTGCGCAAATGTACCCATTTGTCTGCGAAGTCAATCTTCACACCGTCGATGTCGTTGATTTCCTCGTCTTTATAGATTTCCTTCACTTTAGCGAGGATAGCGTCCACGTCAATTTCCGGAGTCAGGTCGACACGGTTCTTCGCAATGAAGTAAGGAGGATAAGTGGCGCGAAGTTCGCTAACCTTCTTTCCTTCGTGAGCCAGATGGCTAAGGAATAAAGCGATACCTACCAAAGCGTCACGGCCGTAATGGCTGGCAGGATAGATCACTCCACCATTTCCTTCACCACCGATAACGGCATTGGTCGCTTTCATCTTCGTTACAACGTTTACTTCGCCAACGGCAGAAGCATTGTATTCCATACCGTATTTACGGGTTACATCACGCAGGGCACGAGTAGAGCTCAAGTTGGATACCGTATTGCCCGGAGTATGCTTCAACACATAGTCGGCAACAGTAACCAATGTATATTCTTCACCGTACATCACACCGTTTTCGCAAATCATCGCCAGACGGTCAACGTCAGGGTCTACCACAAATGCCACATCCGCTTTTCCCCCTTTCATCAAGTTCATGATGTCTCCGAGATTCTTTTCAAGCGGCTCCGGGTTGTGCTGGAAGTTTCCGGTAGGTTCACAATATAGTTTCTCTACGTGTTTCACACCCAAACGTTCGA
This window encodes:
- the glmM gene encoding phosphoglucosamine mutase, whose protein sequence is MTLIKSISGIRGTIGGGAGEGLNPLDIVKFTSAYATLIRKTCTVKSNKIVVGRDARISGEMVKNVVVGTLMGMGWDVVDIDLASTPTTELAVTMEGACGGIILTASHNPKQWNALKLLNEHGEFLNAAEGNEVLRIAEAEEFDYADVDHLGSYRKDLTYNQKHIDSVLALDLVDVEAIKKADFRVAIDCVNSVGGIILPELLERLGVKHVEKLYCEPTGNFQHNPEPLEKNLGDIMNLMKGGKADVAFVVDPDVDRLAMICENGVMYGEEYTLVTVADYVLKHTPGNTVSNLSSTRALRDVTRKYGMEYNASAVGEVNVVTKMKATNAVIGGEGNGGVIYPASHYGRDALVGIALFLSHLAHEGKKVSELRATYPPYFIAKNRVDLTPEIDVDAILAKVKEIYKDEEINDIDGVKIDFADKWVHLRKSNTEPIIRVYSEASTMEAAEEIGQKIMDVINELAKK
- a CDS encoding helix-turn-helix domain-containing protein, whose amino-acid sequence is MLDINNTETLEIYVLGDDFKFYQNLKYLPLTSYPSNIQSALIVYSLRGKAKLTVHEDVHWIQPKELIILLPGQFVSFSDPSEDFLTVTMVISSSLFSDALSGAPRFSPHFFFYMRNHYWYPQTERDVLRTYNFLGMIKGKVTSQDIYRRELIVHLLRYLYLELFNAYQKEATLTTDRKDIRKEELANKFFGLIMKHFKENKDVAFYADKLCITSKYLTMVIKETSGKSAKDWIVEYVILEIKTLLKNTNMNIQEIAIRTNFANQSSLGRFFRKHTGMSLSQYRMSHLG
- the aroB gene encoding 3-dehydroquinate synthase, whose protein sequence is MSKQEVILCESLETSLRRAIEQCPHDKLFILTDEHTRSLCLPSLKETSLLKEAVEICIGAEDVHKTLDTLASVWMALSTQGATRHSLLINLGGGMVTDLGGFAAATFKRGIAYINIPTTLLAMVDASVGGKTGINFNGLKNEIGSFFPANSVLLETEFLRTLDAHNFFSGYAEMLKHGLISNVEHWAELLSFDTVNIDYAALKRLVGESVQVKEEIVEQDPFERNIRKALNLGHTVGHAFESMALAENRPVLHGYAVAWGIVCELYLSHTKVGFPKEKMRQTIRFIKDNYGVFTFDCKKYEQLYAFMTHDKKNTSGTINFTLLKDIGDICINQTADKDTIFEMLDFYRECMGI
- a CDS encoding NUDIX hydrolase, whose translation is MAQSDNNQEMFPIVDEQGNITGTATRGECHSGSKLLHPVVHLHIFNANGDLYLQKRPEWKDIQPGKWDTAVGGHIDLGESVDIALRREANEELGITDFTPERLASYVFESEREKELVFVHKTVYDGEIHPSDELDGGRFWTVEEIKENLGKGTFTPNFEGELQKVSLIPSLSK
- a CDS encoding S-adenosylmethionine:tRNA ribosyltransferase-isomerase yields the protein MKEDPKHIRISEYNYPLPDERIAKFPLPVRDQSKLLIYRHGEVNETIFTSLPDYLPKGSLMIFNNTKVIQARLHFRKETGALIEVFCLEPIQPNDYVLNFQQTEHAAWLCMIGNLKKWKDGELKREMTVKGFPITLTATRGECRGTSHWVDFTWNNAEVTFADILEVFGELPIPPYLNRDTEESDKETYQTVYSKIKGSVAAPTAGLHFTPQVLDALQEKGIELEELTLHVGAGTFKPVKSEEIEGHEMHTEYISVNRSTIKKLIDHDGCAVAVGTTSVRTLESLYHIGVTLAENPDATEEELHVRQWQPYEKYDQIPPVVALQKILGYLDRHGMETLHTSTQIIIAPGYDYKIVKAMVTNFHQPQSTLLLLVSAFVKGNWRTIYDYALSHDFRFLSYGDSSLLIP